The following are encoded together in the Bradyrhizobium algeriense genome:
- a CDS encoding SDR family oxidoreductase: MPDRIRLDGRVAVVTGAAGVIGTATIRLLAERGARIVAVDRREDDLKAAIKDLPASAEAHAVAADVTQEDEVADYVRATVDRFGAIDAFYNNAGIEGNIKPIPEYSLESFRRVLDVNVVGVFLGMKHVLPVMLKQNKGSIINTASIAGLIGSPMIAVYSASKHAVIGLTKSAAWECTGTGVRVNCVCPGLIDSRMLSTILQGRNPGNEPLPNEKIVDRIPARRLGQASEVASVVAFLASDEASYVSGSAYTVDGGRTAA, from the coding sequence GGTTGCCGTCGTGACCGGCGCCGCCGGCGTCATTGGAACCGCGACCATCCGCCTCTTGGCCGAACGCGGTGCCCGTATCGTCGCCGTCGACCGCAGGGAAGACGACCTTAAGGCCGCGATCAAGGACCTGCCCGCCTCCGCCGAAGCGCACGCGGTCGCGGCGGACGTTACCCAGGAGGACGAGGTCGCGGACTATGTCCGCGCCACGGTCGACAGGTTCGGCGCGATCGACGCGTTCTACAACAACGCCGGCATCGAGGGTAACATCAAGCCGATCCCGGAATATTCGCTGGAGAGTTTTCGGCGCGTGCTCGACGTCAACGTCGTCGGCGTCTTTCTCGGCATGAAGCATGTGCTGCCGGTGATGCTCAAACAAAACAAGGGCAGCATCATCAACACCGCCTCGATCGCCGGCCTGATCGGATCGCCGATGATCGCCGTCTACAGCGCCAGCAAGCATGCGGTGATCGGGCTCACCAAGAGCGCCGCCTGGGAATGCACCGGCACCGGCGTGCGGGTCAATTGCGTCTGCCCCGGCCTGATCGACAGCCGGATGCTGAGCACCATCCTGCAGGGCCGCAATCCCGGCAATGAACCGCTGCCGAACGAGAAGATCGTCGACCGGATTCCGGCGCGGCGGCTCGGACAGGCATCCGAAGTCGCCTCCGTCGTGGCGTTCCTGGCCTCCGACGAGGCGAGCTACGTTTCCGGCTCCGCCTATACCGTCGACGGCGGCCGCACCGCCGCCTGA
- a CDS encoding alpha/beta hydrolase: MPVTLDPDAAAVYKAFQEAGRPAYETLTAPEAREYYLNARFVSNPEPPELESDKPLSIPAPHGALPARIYTPKALRKTNGLAPCLVFFHGGGWVIGNLDSHDVVCRMLAHEGELIVISIDYRLAPEHKFPAAADDAITATTWVADNARQLGIDAAQLLVGGDSAGGNLAAVVALAARDGDGPKLAGQVLIYPATDFAMSHPSHSEPETSILLTHSVIKWFCNHYLNSADDIDHWKASPARAKTLAGLPPAYVLTAGADPLRDEGAEYAARLKEAGVPMTYRHFPGQFHGFFTMGKLLQQANVAVSEIADWLKTLK, encoded by the coding sequence ATGCCCGTCACGCTCGATCCCGATGCCGCCGCCGTCTACAAGGCTTTCCAGGAGGCGGGCCGTCCCGCCTACGAGACGCTGACCGCACCGGAAGCCCGCGAGTACTATCTGAACGCCCGCTTCGTCAGTAATCCCGAACCGCCTGAACTGGAATCGGACAAGCCGCTGTCGATCCCGGCACCGCATGGCGCGCTCCCGGCCCGCATCTACACACCGAAGGCGCTGCGCAAGACCAACGGTCTCGCGCCATGCCTCGTCTTCTTCCATGGCGGCGGCTGGGTGATCGGCAATCTCGATTCCCATGATGTGGTCTGCCGCATGCTCGCCCATGAAGGCGAGTTGATCGTCATCTCCATCGATTACCGCCTCGCGCCCGAGCACAAATTCCCGGCCGCCGCCGATGACGCGATTACGGCAACGACATGGGTTGCGGACAACGCCAGACAGCTCGGCATCGACGCCGCGCAATTGCTGGTTGGCGGCGACAGTGCCGGCGGCAATCTTGCAGCCGTCGTGGCCCTGGCCGCGCGCGACGGTGACGGACCAAAACTCGCCGGCCAGGTGTTGATTTATCCCGCCACCGATTTTGCTATGAGCCACCCCTCGCACAGCGAGCCCGAGACCAGCATCCTCCTCACCCATTCCGTGATCAAATGGTTCTGCAACCATTATCTGAACAGCGCTGATGACATCGACCATTGGAAGGCCTCGCCCGCGCGCGCGAAGACGCTCGCCGGGCTGCCGCCGGCCTATGTGCTGACCGCCGGCGCCGATCCGCTGCGCGATGAGGGCGCCGAATATGCCGCGCGGCTCAAGGAGGCCGGCGTGCCCATGACCTACCGCCACTTCCCCGGCCAGTTCCACGGCTTCTTCACCATGGGCAAGCTCTTGCAGCAGGCCAACGTCGCGGTCAGCGAAATCGCCGATTGGCTCAAGACGCTGAAATAA
- a CDS encoding citrate transporter produces the protein MIEPILVFGIPVDFILFALTLLGVALFHHKTLQVALAGLAAIIVYKLIFTGFKYGTGLGGLGHHMAHEWVTLGNLFLLLMGFALLSRHFEESRIPDEMPALLPDDWKGGVVLLALVFVLSSFLDNIAAALIGGTVARHVFRGKVHIGYLAAIVAASNAGGAGSVVGDTTTTMMWIAGVSPLAVVEAYIAAIVAMLIFAVPASIQQQRYSPIQKDASKGLKIDPARVFIVAAILVAALAANITANLKFPALLDAVPVLGIAVWVVILLTAGLRTPDWKVMPETFKGTIFLLALVTSASLMPVEKLPVASWPTALGLGFVSAVFDNIPLTALALKQGGYDWGYLAYAVGFGGSMIWFGSSAGVALSNMYPEAKSVGRWISQGWPVAVAYVVGFFVMLAVLGWHPDKPV, from the coding sequence GTGATCGAACCCATCCTTGTATTCGGGATACCCGTCGACTTCATCCTGTTCGCGCTGACGCTGCTCGGGGTCGCGCTGTTCCATCACAAGACGCTTCAGGTCGCGCTCGCCGGCCTTGCCGCGATCATCGTCTACAAGTTGATCTTCACCGGGTTCAAATACGGCACCGGCCTCGGCGGCCTCGGCCACCATATGGCGCACGAGTGGGTCACGCTCGGCAATCTGTTCCTGCTCTTGATGGGGTTTGCGCTGCTGTCCCGGCATTTCGAGGAAAGCCGGATTCCGGATGAGATGCCGGCGCTGTTGCCGGACGACTGGAAGGGCGGCGTGGTCCTGCTCGCCCTGGTGTTCGTGCTGTCGAGCTTCCTCGACAATATCGCCGCCGCCCTGATCGGCGGCACCGTTGCGCGGCACGTGTTCCGGGGCAAGGTTCACATCGGCTATCTCGCGGCAATCGTCGCAGCCTCGAATGCCGGCGGAGCCGGCAGCGTCGTCGGCGACACCACCACCACCATGATGTGGATCGCGGGCGTCAGTCCGCTCGCCGTGGTGGAGGCCTATATCGCGGCCATCGTTGCGATGCTGATCTTCGCGGTGCCCGCTTCCATTCAGCAACAGCGCTACTCGCCAATCCAAAAGGATGCGTCAAAGGGGCTGAAGATCGACCCGGCGCGGGTGTTCATCGTCGCCGCCATTCTCGTCGCCGCACTGGCCGCGAACATCACCGCCAATTTGAAGTTCCCTGCCCTGCTCGATGCTGTCCCGGTTCTCGGCATCGCCGTCTGGGTCGTCATTCTGCTGACGGCGGGATTGCGCACGCCGGATTGGAAGGTGATGCCCGAGACCTTCAAGGGCACGATCTTTCTTCTGGCATTGGTCACCTCGGCTTCGCTGATGCCGGTCGAGAAGCTGCCGGTCGCTTCATGGCCGACCGCGCTGGGCTTGGGCTTCGTCTCCGCCGTGTTCGACAACATTCCCCTCACCGCGCTCGCGCTGAAACAAGGCGGCTACGACTGGGGCTATCTGGCCTATGCCGTCGGCTTCGGCGGATCGATGATCTGGTTCGGCTCATCGGCGGGCGTCGCCTTGTCGAACATGTATCCGGAGGCCAAATCCGTCGGCCGCTGGATCAGCCAGGGATGGCCGGTGGCTGTGGCCTATGTCGTCGGGTTTTTCGTGATGCTGGCGGTGCTCGGGTGGCACCCCGACAAGCCGGTTTAG
- a CDS encoding GlxA family transcriptional regulator, which translates to MIGVLVFPDFQLLDAAGPISVFEIGARYAENAPSIRVLAVTPGPVRSSSGVEMLARGLRPSGAITTLIIAGGEGVRQAATCEKTLGFVRAIAKRGVRIASVCSGAYILAEAGLLDGRRATTHWQRTPHFLKTYPQVKLEPDRIFVRDGDIWTSAGISAGIDLSLAMIAEDYGDEIAQKTAKQLVLYHRRSGGQSQFSSLLELKAPNGRFGPLLAWARENLDAPLTVEDLAEQAGMSSRHFTRAFMAETGSTPSKAVERLRIEVARQRVQSSSEAIERVAEVTGFRDPERMRRAFIRAFGQPPQSLRRAARAG; encoded by the coding sequence ATGATCGGCGTTCTCGTATTTCCGGATTTCCAGCTGCTCGATGCCGCCGGTCCGATTTCGGTGTTCGAGATCGGAGCGCGCTACGCCGAAAACGCCCCTTCGATCAGGGTTTTGGCGGTGACGCCGGGACCGGTGCGCTCGTCCTCCGGCGTCGAGATGCTCGCGCGCGGGCTAAGGCCGTCGGGCGCGATCACCACCCTGATCATCGCGGGGGGCGAGGGCGTGCGGCAGGCGGCGACCTGCGAGAAGACGCTCGGCTTCGTGCGCGCGATTGCCAAACGTGGCGTCCGCATCGCCAGCGTCTGCTCCGGCGCCTATATCCTCGCCGAGGCCGGCCTGCTCGATGGCCGCCGCGCCACCACGCATTGGCAGCGCACGCCGCATTTTCTCAAAACCTATCCGCAAGTGAAGCTCGAGCCGGACCGCATCTTCGTCCGCGATGGCGACATCTGGACGTCGGCCGGGATATCGGCCGGCATCGATCTGTCGCTGGCGATGATCGCGGAAGATTACGGCGACGAGATCGCGCAGAAGACCGCGAAGCAACTGGTGCTCTATCACCGTCGTAGCGGCGGCCAGTCGCAATTCTCCTCGCTGCTGGAATTGAAGGCACCGAACGGCCGGTTCGGACCGCTGTTGGCCTGGGCCCGCGAGAATCTCGATGCACCGCTCACCGTCGAGGATCTCGCCGAGCAGGCCGGCATGAGTTCGCGGCATTTCACCCGCGCTTTCATGGCGGAGACCGGCAGCACGCCGTCAAAGGCGGTGGAGCGGCTGCGCATCGAGGTGGCGCGGCAACGCGTGCAATCGTCCAGCGAGGCGATCGAGCGGGTTGCCGAAGTCACGGGCTTTCGCGATCCCGAGCGGATGCGCCGCGCCTTCATCCGCGCCTTCGGCCAGCCCCCGCAATCGCTGCGCCGCGCGGCGCGGGCGGGGTAG